TGGATGGCGAGAAAATAGTTCGCCTAGGACGCCGTCAGAAACTGGAACATCAGCCTCCGTAGCATCAAACACGGCATCTTCGACGTCAAGGCCGACGGCAGCAAGCGCAGCTGAATAATCGATTTCCCTATAGAACCGATTTTCTGCTAAATCGCTCAGAATGAGCCAAGCACCATCGCTCGGGTTGTTCGCGAAGTAGGTCCTAATATCTGACCGTATTGGCTCTAGCTTGTGGGGTTCTAGATAATCGATAATCCGGGCAATCGATGTATTACTAATCGACTCACCAAAATTGGAGATACGAACTGGCGAACAAATTGCCGTATTCATAAAATTCTGAATACCACTGATTACGGTCGATAATTCGCTCTCACGATTCACCTCTGTCGTGCCAATTGGTTTGTAACGCGTCGACCCGGCTTCAAAAAGAACTACGTCGGTGTAGGGCCCGACTAACAGTATCGGAAGGGCGCCGAACAGTGCCGCAATCACAGGGACCTGGGTACAGCGCGAATTATTAGGCGAATCGAATCGAAAATCGGTCCCGTACGCCATTTGACCGACGCCGTCAGATAATACCCCAGTCGGACCTTCGAAGGAGTCAAACCAAACGTGATCCACCGGTTCCGACTCATCCATGCACAGTCCCAAAAGCGTCTCGATTAGCTCGCTGCGGATACCGTTCGGGGCTAAAATAAGGGTCTTACTTTCAAACCCCGCAGCCATCATTTGGTCTCGAAGAAATTTTGGAGGAAATGAAGACACTGACAAATTCTGCAATTTATTTCCAGTAGAGCTGCACGGCACGATCATACGTTCGATGAATCGCCAACTGTCGATACTAATGGCATAGTCCGTCCTGACTGTGATGGACGAAGCTTTGTCCGAATCTGTGAGGGACTTTAATTCCCAGGCGAGTTGAATAACGACAAAAAGTTCAGTCTCCAGGTTCGACAAATCTAAATCCCCATACTGGATGTGCCAAGACCGATGCTCGACCGATTCTATCGTCCCTTCGCCGGCCTGGAGGGTCGACGAAAAGTCGACCCTAGACCCCGATATAACCGGCAAATGTACCGTGAATTCACTCGTCATTCTACGACACCATTGGCAGGACGCCCCCAGGTGTGGAGCAGTACGTCCGGTGCGGCGTCTTGACGAATAAACCGCCATGACTTAAGTAGCGATGTCAGCTCATCAGGCTCCCTCGTATAGACTTCCGACAATCGGGGAACGGATATAATTTTCAAGGAAAGATAACTGGGCACGCTCCTGCAAAAGTCCCCCAGCAGCTCCATAGTCTTCGACGAAGGCTCAGTGACTAAAATGCAAATGGCCTCTGACGAGCCAACCCCCACCTGTCCAAGAATACCGTCTATGGCTAGATCCACAGCTCCAAAGACATTAGATCTCTGTCCAAGAGCCTCAGCCGAAATGGCACTCAGCCTAATATCAGTATCAATAACATATAGCGAAAGGCTTGGGTTTCCATATTCTGAAAGGAAATAAGTCAGGGAATCAATGCCAAAATCGACAATAACTGCGTCCTTGCTGATCGCCTCTGCAGCACGCTGAATAATCCGGGGGGCCACTGTGAATGACCTCGGAGCGACCCCGCCCGACTGGAAGTATATTCGGTCGATCCAAGTGATAAGATTTGAATTCCAAATTTCTAGGTCGTTTGCGTGATATTCTATATCACCCGCTACTAATACTCTCGCTGACGCGTCCGGTACATCCTCATCAAACGCAACAAAATGCTGATGTGCAGTACACGCACTCGCGTCGTGTTGCGTAGGCTCATCATCACTAGCAGGAACAAGTACACTGCCGATGCCTTGGCTCGCCGTCACCAAATCCAACAAGCGACCGTTCAATCGACCTACTCCATTGTTAATCAATTGCAGGCCCGCGGTCGTCTCACGCATATGGTAGGACACGGCCGCAGTTCTGGCCTCTTCGTGAACCCGCGCGGCGCCAGCTATTTCTTCAGCCAAAACTTCATATAATGCTGAAACGTCCCCCGCGGACTCTCGCACAACTACACCTAGTTGCTTGATTCTTTTCTCTTCAGCCCTGCGGAAAGTAAGAACGACGTCAATCAATCGTTGTAGAAGCAAAAGGATACCGCAGCCAAGGAAAAATAGACTCAAGAACGGAATGAGGCTCCAATAACTATCTGACTCCGCAGCCTGAAGCGTTGTTCCAATTACGCCAATGACCCCGAGTGATCCGAGCAATATAAAATTACTCCGCCGGCGTAGCAACACGGCAAATGTTCTACTCACTATTCTAACCCCTCAGACTGACACGTGCCGCAATGGGGAGCCATAGACGCACACTGGCCCAGATGCGAATAACTCATGATCTCCAACCTGCCAGGTGTGTTCCGAAGTGTTGGCTTTGCGGTTTATAACATAATTAAAACGGTCGGCGGAATAGATTAGCCCACCAGAAGAAGCTATCTCCCTTAGAAACGTAGAGTCTTCAGAGACACTTAGATCACGAAACGGATTTTCGACAAATGTTTCACGACGGGCCGTCAAAGTTGCACCGCGAACAAAATCCGAATAACGGTGTTCATGTGATTCGTATGTCAAAACCGTTGCATCTTTAGATTCAAAGTATATATACGTGGCCGCCTTTCCAACTACATCGGCACTTGAATAGTGAAGAGCGTGCACAAGGTCGGGAATATAATTTTCTGCATAAAAGTCATCATCATCCATTTTACTAAGTACGTCCCCCTCCGCCATTCCAACCATCTGATTCAGACAACTACCCAAACTACGTTCGCGGGGGGCACTCATGAGAGCTAAGTTTTCTATACCGTATTCTGAGGCACGCTTCCGTAGTTCTCGTTCTTCGATATCAAATCCGTGTGTATTGAGAACTAACTGAATATCCCTATACCTTTGCCGGCCTACATTTTGTAGAATCGTATCTATCTGATCAGGACGAATCGTAGGTGCAAGGACGGATACACTTGGACTGGCGTCGTCCACGGTTAGGCCAATATAGCCACAGACTTCCTTGACCCTCTGAGAATACGTGTGGTTTTCCCAGATATGGCGCTGGGCAATGTGCAATTTCCGTGTTCGGTAATCTTCGCTTCGTAGCAATCCTCGAATCTGGTGGTAGGTGTCTTTTTCGTCAACTACAACAGGAATCGACTGGTCAGGGAAAAACTCCTTAATTGCAGGCGTGGGAGGAGTGACCACTGTTGCACCGGAGGCAGTGATTTCAAAAATCCTTCTGGCGCACATACTAGGAGAATCCGTGACACTGTTCACATTGAGGAAGATCTTATACGCGTGATAAGCGGTAAGCATTTCATCATATTTCAGACTGCCCCTGACATTGTCCGAAAACGGCGAAGGGAATTGGTAGTTAGGATCCCCACCCAGTTGTCTTGAATATATGTCTAGACTAAATTCGTTGGCAGCGGGGAGGAGATAGTCCATTTGAGCACGACGTTCGGGATATTTATGATGGAAATACATGCCGCCAAACGCAACCTCGCGATCCCGCGTCACTTTTCCGGGCCTCGCTGGATTGTGTAGCCTTGGCTGGGCAGCGAATGGCAACACGTGGATTCGGTCATGCCCTAGGTCGGCCTTATACTTGGGAATGCACGTAACATCAGAAGTTAGCACAACGTCGAATAGCGCGGCAGTTCTAAGGAAGTCTTCATAGTGGGGAGGATCTTCTTTGTTCCAAAAAACCGTTGGAATTGATTCGTCTCCACACCATTTCAATAGCTCAATAACTTCTATACGCGGCGCACTGGGGCCCGTGAACATGTAAGTCCAGCTACCATCATTGCCTTGCCAGGCGGACTCCACAAAAAGCAAGTCGGGTCTTTCGTTTTCCATTTGATCTCGCCAACCCGTTGGGCTCAGTACAATATTCGTCCATTCAAATGAGAAGGCGGCCTGAGAAAAAGGGTCAAGAATTGAAGCGACGCGAAGTTCCGGGCGGTTCGGATTGGACCCTATTGGCTCGTATGCCGCAAATTCATACGGCGAAACCGTCGTGCTCTTCGAACCCCTTGAAGCATGAATTGAGCGTCCCGCTACATCATTAGCGCGCGCGCTATTGATGTTTGTCCTGCCTGAATCTCCCTTTACAAAAAGAAGTCGGTCAAAGTCCTCTAGTGCCCTAGTCGCCTCTTCCGTTGCGATTCGCGAGTCAGCGGCAGCCTTCCGAAAGGCGTCAGAGCTGTCTTCATCGACCAATTCTAGCAATGCTCCTATGGCGCTACTTAGGCGAGCTGAAGCGGAATTACGGCTATTAGGCAACATTCAAGATTCCCCGCGTGTCAATGAGTGATTTGCCCGTCAATGACGCGAAATTAAATGACTTAACGGCTTCATGGTCCACGAGAATTACTACCACTTTCGATCGGCCAACGGCTGCATCAATGTCCATGAGGGCAACGCGGTCATAACCAACGAGGGCGATTGGTAGGGAATTGACATGAGGTTCAACAACATTAATTCGTGTCTTCGGCAACCGACCAGCAAGATCAGCAGTGATACCTACCGAGGGTGACTCTCTCAGATCATCGATATTAGCCTTAAACGCCAGTCCAAGCACCGCAACTTCAGCTTCAGGGTCATGTTTGGATAATTCGGCGAGTACGCGGTCCCGCACCCAATGAGGTTTAGAATCATTGACTTCACGTGCCTGACGTATCAGCTTGGATTCGTTGGGAGCAGCGGCAACTATAAACCAAGGATCGACGGCAATGCAATGTCCACCCACACCGGGCCCTGGTTGCAGAATGTTGACTCGAGGATGATGGTTTGCAAGGCGAATAAGTTCCCATACATCTATGCCTATCTTGTCACTTATGATGGAAAGCTCATTAGCAAAGGCTATATTAACATCACGATATGAATTCTCAACCAATTTTGCCATCTCGGCAGTCTTAGCATCAGAGATGAGAATTTCGCCTTGGCAAAATACACTGTATAGTTCCTTGGCCATATCAGCGGCTTCTCTAGTGATACCGCCCACAATTCGGTCATTGGTAACGAGCTCGATCATGACTCTGCCTGGCAGTACGCGCTCTGGGCAGTGCGCCAGCAGAATCGTGGCCTTGCCATTAGAACCATCCAGGCTCAAATCGGGACGCAACTCTACGAGCAAGTCCCCGAGGTGCTGGGTCGCACCTGGCGGCGAAGTTGATTCAAGGATGACGAGTTCTCCACCATTAAGATGAGGCGCGATTCCCTTGGCTGCCGCATCAATATATGACAGGTCCGCCGTATGATCCTCGTTGAATGGCGTAGGAACTGCAACAATGTATGCGTCGGCTGCCGGAGTATCCGTCGTCGCCTTCAGTTTACCTTGACTAACGGCACCTGCGACATGCGCTGCCAGGTCCGGTTCGACAAATGGGACCTGCCCAACATTAACAGCATCCACCGTTTTTTGGTTGACGTCGACTCCGACAACATCGATGCCGTTGACAGCAAGTATAGCGGCCGTCGGCAACCCGATATAGCCAAGTCCAATAACGGCAACGGTTTGTATTTTAGACATTTAAATAGTCCCCATCAGATTGATACTTGATTCTTTGGATCGCCAAAGAACTTGAGGTCGCCGGATGCGAGTAATTCGGCGTCTTCCACTTGCCAGGTGTGGCCGTCTCCGGCCCGCACTTGGTAAAAATTGAAACGGTCCGCAGAATATATCTGCATCCCGGATGTTCCGGCACTGCGTAAAAAGCCCGAGTCTTCTCCAATGCCTAGGGCTGGGAAAGGGTTGGCAACGAAAATTTCTTTGCTAGCGACGATAGTGGGCCCCATGACGAAGTCAGTGTATCGGTGCTCCCTATGGCCAAACCGCAGGATAGTGGCCTTGGATGCGGCCAGATGCATGTAATGCGCCTGCTTACCCACCACATCTGCCTTGGAAAAGTCCATCGCGAAGATCTGGTCCGAAAGGTAGGAGGTGCCGTAAAAGTCGTCATCGTCAATCTTGGCCAATATATCCCCATCTGCCGCATTCACGCAGCGGTTTAGACACTCCCCCAAAGTCACATCTCGTCCGGCCTTCAAGAGAATAACGTCCGTAAGCCCATAACGGTTCTGCAGCTCACGCAAAGTTTTCTCTTCCAGTTCAAAACCGTGTGTCAGTAGTACCAGCTGGGTGGAGATCCCTCGTTGCCCGGCGACAGTCCGGAACACATCTTCCACCTTGTGTGGTCGGATCGTCGGCACCAACGCGGAGGCCGTAGGTCGCTTCATGCCTGATGTCCTGGCCGGCAGGGCACGGGCAAGCACTGATTCCACGCGGTGCGCGTAAGTATGTTCCTGCCAAATGCGCCGCTGGGCCAGGTGTGCCGTCCTGTCATTGAGCTCGGCATTCTTCACCAGGGCCCGGCTCAGGTGGGCCGCCGCCTGGCGGGTGTCCGCAACGGGGACCTCGTCTGCCGTGAAGAAGTTCCTGATGGCCGCGCTGGGGGTGCTGATGACCGGCGTCCCGGCTGCGGAGATTTCAAAGATCCGGCGGGCGCACATGCTGGCGGAGTCCACCACGGAATTGACATTGAGGAAAACCTTGTACGCCTTATAAGCGGAAAGCATCTGTGGATACGTAAGTGAACCAACCACGCGTGAATCGAGTTGTGCCGGGAACTGGTATTCGGCATTGCCGCCCAGCTGTCGGGAGAAGATCTCCAGGCCGGTGTTCATCTTGGCCGAGGCATCCATGACGCCATTGAGTAGGAGGTCCATTTGTTCTCGGCGCTCGGGGTACTTGTGGGCAAAGTACATGCCGCCAAAGGCCGCGTCTCGCCGGTGCCAGCCCTTTGCCGGGCGAACGGGGTTGTGCACGGCGGGTTGCGCGGCAAATGGCAGCACGCCTATGCGGTCGTGGCCCAGATCGGTACGATAGCTGTCAATGCGGCCCTCATCGGAGGTGAAGACAACATCGAAGAGCTTGGCCGCCGGCAGGAAGTCGTCGTAGTGCGGCGGGTCTTCCTTGTTCCAAAAGACCGTGGGGATGCCACGTTCCCTGCAGGCGGCGAGCATATCGATGAACGTCTGTTCCGGACCACCGTCCCCGGCAATTTTCCCGCGCCAAAGCCGCTCATTGCCTGCCCACGCTGATTCGATGAAGACCAGGTCCAGGCCTTCCAGCTGTTCCGCCCAGGCGACTGGATCCAGTGCCACCGCATTCCACTCGAAGCGTAAGGCCATAGCGGAAAACTCATCAAGGATGACCCCAACGGTGAGGTCCGTGCGGCGGGGATCGCCCAGCGGAAGATCGGCAGCAATAAAGGACAGGCGACGTTTCTTGCCACGGCCCACCCATCCTGCTTCAACGCCCTGCACGCTAGTGGGAGCAGTAAATCCAAGTTCTACATGTCGGCGCTTCTGCCACAACTTCAATTCTGCCAGCCCGCCGGTCCTTAGGTGCCACAAGGCAGTCCTAGATTCATTGAATGTATACATCAGGCACCAACCGCAAATCGGCGGCCGCTATTTGTCGTGTTTACGACGTTGGCAACCACAAGTGAAGCCCGAATTTCAGCGCGAAGTTTCTGGGCGGAGTTGTGATTTCCGTCGGAGAGCAACTTCGTGAACTCTGTATACTTTTTCGTGACCGCCTTGGGACTTCCGTCCATGATGAGGTCCCCCTTGTCCAGCCAGACAACGCGCCCCGTCATGTCTTTGATGGTGTCCAAGCTGTGACTAACCAAAAAGACACAGCCTGCTTTCGCACGAAGTTCGTCCATTCGGAGCTTACTGCGGGCTGCAAATTGGGCATCACCGGTGTTAAGGGCCTCATCGATGAGCAGGATCTCGGGGTTACCGCAGGCGGCAATGGCGAAGCGGAGTCGGGACCCCATACCGGATGAGTACGACTTCATCGGAAGATGGATGGATTCTTCAAGTCCTGAGACTTCAACAATCTCATCATATCGTTCGTCGATTTCATTCCTGCTCAATCCCATTGCCAGGCAACCTAGAACAATGTTTTGGTCCCCGGACAACTCCTGCACCAGGGCTGCATTGACGCCTAGCATGATCGGAGTACTGGATGCATGGATGGCCCCGCTCGTGGGCCGCACTTGCCCACTTACTAGCTTCATCAATGTGCTTTTACCCGAACCATTGCGCCCGATAATGCCCACGGACTCACCGCGACGGACCACCAAGGACAGTTTATTCAGGGCATTGACTGTGACGGTGTTTGCTCTGGGGGTCATACGCCGTAGCAACTTCCAACCGAGGTTGGGCTCGATGGATTGCACCTCGGTGGAAATTACTTGGTATTTCATGGCTACATTTTCGGCGACGACACAGGGATCCGTTATCAATCGAGTTAGCTCATCAGCCGCGGACATAGGACTCTTCTGCCTTCCAAAAAAAGAGCATCCCGACGATAAGTGCAATGGATGACCACGCTGTCAGTACCGCCCACGCATGCCATGTTGGTGTCACTCCATAGAGTATTACATCGCGGGTGATATCAATAATAATGAACATGGGGTTGGTCTGCAATATTCTGAGAATAATGGGCTCATTGACGAAACGCTCAAATGAATAAAAAACGGCCGACATATACATCAGGAGCCGTAGCATGAATGGCAATAGGTGCGTTACGTCATGTATACGGGAAATAATCCGAGCCAAGATTAGACCTAATCCGAGATTGAGGACGAATTGCAGTCCCACTGCGGGAATAATCAGTAGCCACCGCCAACTGATGGGCTCAACAGGTGGCACAAGCAACACAATGAGTAGCATGGCAATAATCAGCGGAATATTCCCCAGCAGCTCGCGTAGATTCACACCAATAGGCAGGGCGGCACGCGGGAAACTGAATCCTTGAATCAAGGCCTTGTTCTGCTGCATTGAGCGGGCGCCGCTCATGATAGCACCGGAGGTGATCTGGTACATGAAGATACCAACAACGAGGTATCCGATAAAGTTAGGAATACCCTTGCCGGTTTTAAGTAAAAGACCAAAAACCAAAAAATAAGTCATTCCGTTCAGAATGGGATTCAGCAGGAGCCACAAGCTGCCCAACTTGTCACGCCGTGTCCCACTTTGCACCCGGGCACGTGCATCAAAATATATAAAGTGGCGGAAGTCCCAGAGCCGAACCAAATAGTCAAAGAACGCCGGGCGTGCACCAACCCGGGTCAACGCACCGAAGTCGATCGGCACGTCGCGGACTGCTGAAGGCTTGGGCAATTCGGTCGAAATCTCAGTCATGCGAAAATCTCCGCTTTTCCAATGACAAACTCGCAACTTTCTTGTAGGCAGCACTGTAGGCCGCTGCGTTGGCACTCCACGTGCGCAATTCCAAAACACCCCTACGCCCCGCTTTGCCCAAACGATCACGCAGTGCCGGGTTCAACAACAGCCCGGACAAAACGTTGGCCAATCCTGACGGATTGTCGGCCGGACTCAACCTGCCGTTCACATTTTCTTCGATGATCTCGCGGAGAGCTGGCAGGTCGCTGGCCACGACCGGGCGGCCACTTGCCAGCGCCTCCACAGGCTTCAGCGGCGTGACGGCGCGGGTGACGGCCAGGTCCTTGCGTGGAACCACAAAGATGTCCATTGCCTGGTGGTACAACGGCGTGGATTCGCGCGGAACGCGCCCGGTAAATGTGACCTTGCCCGCTAGCCCCAGTTGCTTGACCTGGTCTTGCAGGACCGGCAGCGACGCGCCGCTTCCCACCACCAGCAGGCGAAGCTTGGGGAACGTCGGCGCCAAAATGGCAAAGGCGTCAACAAGGTCGCCAATGCCTTCGTAATCCACCAGGGAGCTGACGGTGCCGATGTAGTTCAGTTCAGGGTCCAGGCCCAGTGCCGTTCTGGCCTCTTCATGGGTCCTGGGTTCCTCCAGGAACTGCCCGCCCACGGCGTTGGGAGCCAGCAGGACCTTGTCCGCGGGAATTCCCGCGGCCACGATGCTTTCCTTCATCGCGTCGCCCAGCGTGACCACCTGGTCCGCGGCATGCATGACGTCAGCTTCGCGGGCCTGGAACAGCACGTAGCGCTGGCTGTCCTTGGCCTTCGCGCCACGTGTGGACGCCCACGTGTCGGCAAGCTGCCCGCGCACCTCATAGACCCACGGAATGCCTAGGGCGCGCGCCACGGCCCCCACCACCAGGCCGTTGGCAAAGTGCGTGGTGGTGTGCAGCACCTCGGGACGGAATTCCAGTGCGATCCGCAACAGCGCCTCGGCCTCCTGCTGCATGCGGGCATCCGCCGTCGCTGCCAGCCGCGACGGAATCATCCGGCGGTACGTGACGCCGTCAATGACGTCCTGCTCCCGGGCGGTCACCTTGCCCACCTGCACCGGGTAGCCCAGGCGCGTGACGGCAAGAACGTCCCAGCCGGCGTCGCGCTGGGCGGTCAGGATCGAGTGGCTGCGCTGGGCATACCCGCTGCCCGTGTGGGGGAGGGAATTCGTCAGGAAGTGCAGCACGCGGCCCTGCAACGGTTCCATGGGGACGGCCCCCAGCTCCGGGGCCCAGCCCGAGAAGGTGCGCAGCTCCCCGGCCAGGCGCCGGCGGTGCTTCGCCATGCCCCCACGCTGGGAGTCGAGGGCAGCCACGGCACCCGCCATGTCGCCGTCGTACCACTTGCGCCGGGCCAGGGTGGCGGGGAAACGTGCTGCCCCGGCGGCGGGAAGGAACTTGTCCGCCCAGGCGGGCTCACCCGCGGCCAGTGCGACGTCGGCCGCCAGCCTTGCGCGGTTGCCCGTCAGTCCGCCCGAGAGCCGCTTTTCAAAGCGACGGCGCAGCCCCTCCGCGTCGCCGGAAACGAACGCGGCGACGAGTGCCGGGGCGGATGCGGAGCGGGGCAGGACGCGGCAGACGCCCTTGGCCGCAGGCTGCACCAGGGATGCCGGCATGCGGCGGGAAATCTGCAGCGCCAGCACGACGGGATCATCCAGCAGGTGCCTGGCGGCAGTGGTTGCCGCCAGTGTGAGGTTCTTACGCAGGTCCACTAGACAGCACTCTTGCTGCGGACCAGCGCCCCAATGGTGTCCATGTACTTGAGCGCCAGCGACGGGTAGTTGGCGTTTTCGCGGACCCAGTCACGGCCCGAGGTGCCCGCCTGGAGACGGGTCCTGTCCGCGGCAAGACCGCGCCAGAGTTC
This genomic stretch from Arthrobacter dokdonellae harbors:
- a CDS encoding ABC transporter permease yields the protein MTEISTELPKPSAVRDVPIDFGALTRVGARPAFFDYLVRLWDFRHFIYFDARARVQSGTRRDKLGSLWLLLNPILNGMTYFLVFGLLLKTGKGIPNFIGYLVVGIFMYQITSGAIMSGARSMQQNKALIQGFSFPRAALPIGVNLRELLGNIPLIIAMLLIVLLVPPVEPISWRWLLIIPAVGLQFVLNLGLGLILARIISRIHDVTHLLPFMLRLLMYMSAVFYSFERFVNEPIILRILQTNPMFIIIDITRDVILYGVTPTWHAWAVLTAWSSIALIVGMLFFWKAEESYVRG
- a CDS encoding glycosyltransferase family 4 protein; translated protein: MDLRKNLTLAATTAARHLLDDPVVLALQISRRMPASLVQPAAKGVCRVLPRSASAPALVAAFVSGDAEGLRRRFEKRLSGGLTGNRARLAADVALAAGEPAWADKFLPAAGAARFPATLARRKWYDGDMAGAVAALDSQRGGMAKHRRRLAGELRTFSGWAPELGAVPMEPLQGRVLHFLTNSLPHTGSGYAQRSHSILTAQRDAGWDVLAVTRLGYPVQVGKVTAREQDVIDGVTYRRMIPSRLAATADARMQQEAEALLRIALEFRPEVLHTTTHFANGLVVGAVARALGIPWVYEVRGQLADTWASTRGAKAKDSQRYVLFQAREADVMHAADQVVTLGDAMKESIVAAGIPADKVLLAPNAVGGQFLEEPRTHEEARTALGLDPELNYIGTVSSLVDYEGIGDLVDAFAILAPTFPKLRLLVVGSGASLPVLQDQVKQLGLAGKVTFTGRVPRESTPLYHQAMDIFVVPRKDLAVTRAVTPLKPVEALASGRPVVASDLPALREIIEENVNGRLSPADNPSGLANVLSGLLLNPALRDRLGKAGRRGVLELRTWSANAAAYSAAYKKVASLSLEKRRFSHD
- a CDS encoding glycosyltransferase family protein is translated as MLELVDEDSSDAFRKAAADSRIATEEATRALEDFDRLLFVKGDSGRTNINSARANDVAGRSIHASRGSKSTTVSPYEFAAYEPIGSNPNRPELRVASILDPFSQAAFSFEWTNIVLSPTGWRDQMENERPDLLFVESAWQGNDGSWTYMFTGPSAPRIEVIELLKWCGDESIPTVFWNKEDPPHYEDFLRTAALFDVVLTSDVTCIPKYKADLGHDRIHVLPFAAQPRLHNPARPGKVTRDREVAFGGMYFHHKYPERRAQMDYLLPAANEFSLDIYSRQLGGDPNYQFPSPFSDNVRGSLKYDEMLTAYHAYKIFLNVNSVTDSPSMCARRIFEITASGATVVTPPTPAIKEFFPDQSIPVVVDEKDTYHQIRGLLRSEDYRTRKLHIAQRHIWENHTYSQRVKEVCGYIGLTVDDASPSVSVLAPTIRPDQIDTILQNVGRQRYRDIQLVLNTHGFDIEERELRKRASEYGIENLALMSAPRERSLGSCLNQMVGMAEGDVLSKMDDDDFYAENYIPDLVHALHYSSADVVGKAATYIYFESKDATVLTYESHEHRYSDFVRGATLTARRETFVENPFRDLSVSEDSTFLREIASSGGLIYSADRFNYVINRKANTSEHTWQVGDHELFASGPVCVYGSPLRHVSV
- the wecC gene encoding UDP-N-acetyl-D-mannosamine dehydrogenase; this translates as MSKIQTVAVIGLGYIGLPTAAILAVNGIDVVGVDVNQKTVDAVNVGQVPFVEPDLAAHVAGAVSQGKLKATTDTPAADAYIVAVPTPFNEDHTADLSYIDAAAKGIAPHLNGGELVILESTSPPGATQHLGDLLVELRPDLSLDGSNGKATILLAHCPERVLPGRVMIELVTNDRIVGGITREAADMAKELYSVFCQGEILISDAKTAEMAKLVENSYRDVNIAFANELSIISDKIGIDVWELIRLANHHPRVNILQPGPGVGGHCIAVDPWFIVAAAPNESKLIRQAREVNDSKPHWVRDRVLAELSKHDPEAEVAVLGLAFKANIDDLRESPSVGITADLAGRLPKTRINVVEPHVNSLPIALVGYDRVALMDIDAAVGRSKVVVILVDHEAVKSFNFASLTGKSLIDTRGILNVA
- a CDS encoding glycosyltransferase family protein yields the protein MWQKRRHVELGFTAPTSVQGVEAGWVGRGKKRRLSFIAADLPLGDPRRTDLTVGVILDEFSAMALRFEWNAVALDPVAWAEQLEGLDLVFIESAWAGNERLWRGKIAGDGGPEQTFIDMLAACRERGIPTVFWNKEDPPHYDDFLPAAKLFDVVFTSDEGRIDSYRTDLGHDRIGVLPFAAQPAVHNPVRPAKGWHRRDAAFGGMYFAHKYPERREQMDLLLNGVMDASAKMNTGLEIFSRQLGGNAEYQFPAQLDSRVVGSLTYPQMLSAYKAYKVFLNVNSVVDSASMCARRIFEISAAGTPVISTPSAAIRNFFTADEVPVADTRQAAAHLSRALVKNAELNDRTAHLAQRRIWQEHTYAHRVESVLARALPARTSGMKRPTASALVPTIRPHKVEDVFRTVAGQRGISTQLVLLTHGFELEEKTLRELQNRYGLTDVILLKAGRDVTLGECLNRCVNAADGDILAKIDDDDFYGTSYLSDQIFAMDFSKADVVGKQAHYMHLAASKATILRFGHREHRYTDFVMGPTIVASKEIFVANPFPALGIGEDSGFLRSAGTSGMQIYSADRFNFYQVRAGDGHTWQVEDAELLASGDLKFFGDPKNQVSI
- a CDS encoding ABC transporter ATP-binding protein translates to MKYQVISTEVQSIEPNLGWKLLRRMTPRANTVTVNALNKLSLVVRRGESVGIIGRNGSGKSTLMKLVSGQVRPTSGAIHASSTPIMLGVNAALVQELSGDQNIVLGCLAMGLSRNEIDERYDEIVEVSGLEESIHLPMKSYSSGMGSRLRFAIAACGNPEILLIDEALNTGDAQFAARSKLRMDELRAKAGCVFLVSHSLDTIKDMTGRVVWLDKGDLIMDGSPKAVTKKYTEFTKLLSDGNHNSAQKLRAEIRASLVVANVVNTTNSGRRFAVGA